The following proteins are co-located in the Fimbriiglobus ruber genome:
- a CDS encoding sugar phosphate isomerase/epimerase family protein, whose protein sequence is MNRFKLGIALETTGLPPRRALQEASRLGVNGVQIDAVGDLSPDKLTETGRREFRTLLRSYNLELTALNCPLRRGLDLAENLQPRIDHLRKVMQLAFDLGARKIVAPLPKLPGPEESQSPRATTARESITALGQYGDRVGTLVALEPGLDPGDKVRDYLNSFDIGSLAINFDPANLLLNGFDPLAGLTALAGKIVHTHARDGRTASPAGGPREVAVGSGDIDWLLYIATLESIEYRGYLTVDREASEHRFADVTAGVRFLRRFVGEQG, encoded by the coding sequence ATGAATCGCTTTAAGCTCGGTATCGCGTTGGAGACCACCGGCCTACCCCCGCGGCGTGCGTTGCAGGAGGCGTCACGGTTGGGTGTCAACGGCGTACAGATCGACGCTGTCGGAGATCTTTCGCCGGACAAACTCACCGAGACCGGCCGCCGCGAGTTTCGCACCCTGCTTCGCTCGTACAACCTGGAGCTGACTGCGCTGAACTGTCCGCTCCGCCGCGGGTTGGACCTGGCCGAAAACTTGCAGCCGCGGATCGACCACTTGCGAAAGGTCATGCAACTCGCCTTCGACCTTGGGGCGCGGAAGATCGTGGCGCCGCTGCCGAAGTTGCCCGGCCCGGAAGAGAGTCAGTCGCCCCGCGCCACCACCGCCCGGGAATCGATCACCGCCCTCGGCCAGTACGGCGACCGCGTCGGCACACTCGTCGCCCTGGAACCCGGGCTCGACCCAGGCGACAAAGTCCGCGACTACCTGAACTCGTTCGACATCGGCAGCCTGGCGATCAACTTCGACCCGGCCAATCTGCTGCTCAACGGCTTCGACCCGCTCGCGGGTCTGACCGCCCTGGCCGGTAAGATCGTCCACACGCACGCCCGCGACGGCCGCACCGCGTCGCCCGCCGGCGGGCCCCGCGAGGTCGCAGTCGGCTCCGGCGACATCGACTGGCTGCTCTACATCGCTACCCTCGAATCGATCGAATACCGTGGCTATCTGACCGTCGACCGGGAAGCCAGCGAACACCGCTTCGCCGATGTGACAGCCGGGGTACGGTTCCTCCGCCGTTTCGTAGGCGAACAGGGGTGA
- a CDS encoding HYExAFE family protein — MDRSNHYEAAFEAYLRGRGVGCVPVDEGKRSVLGGAGVKSADFIVVGEGSAKLVVDVKGRRFPGGSSQNPRKIWQTWTMQEDAASVARWASHFGSEFRGILAFVYHVVAPFRLSDGTPDSFTFRDRHYLIRAVAADDYCAHMRPRSSRWGTVHLSTGDFRRVVRPFGQFLRPHPETYLAGADAGARRMTPAAIIE; from the coding sequence ATGGACCGTTCCAATCACTACGAGGCCGCGTTCGAGGCGTACCTGCGGGGCCGCGGGGTTGGGTGCGTTCCGGTGGACGAGGGGAAACGATCGGTCCTCGGCGGCGCGGGCGTCAAGAGTGCCGACTTCATCGTCGTCGGCGAGGGGTCGGCGAAGCTGGTCGTCGACGTGAAGGGGCGACGCTTCCCGGGCGGGTCGAGCCAAAACCCCCGGAAGATCTGGCAGACGTGGACGATGCAAGAAGACGCCGCCTCGGTCGCGCGATGGGCGTCGCATTTCGGGTCCGAGTTCCGCGGCATTCTCGCGTTCGTTTACCACGTCGTCGCCCCGTTCCGATTGTCGGACGGCACGCCGGATTCGTTCACGTTCCGCGACCGCCATTACCTCATCCGCGCAGTGGCCGCCGACGACTACTGCGCCCACATGCGGCCCCGGAGTTCCCGCTGGGGAACCGTTCACCTGAGTACCGGGGATTTTCGGCGCGTCGTCCGGCCGTTCGGGCAATTTCTTCGACCACATCCGGAAACGTATCTCGCTGGGGCGGACGCGGGGGCGCGGCGAATGACGCCAGCGGCTATAATCGAATAA
- the hisS gene encoding histidine--tRNA ligase, giving the protein MSRLIEPRTLKGFRDYPPDLMIPRERVLQTAREVYRSYGFAPIDTPALEYAEVLLGKGGEESDRLVYRFKDHGDRDVALRFDLTVPFARFAAQTVPQLGTPFKRYAMGPVWRGENTAAGRYREFWQCDFDTIGTTANATDIEAVLVINDLFAALGFERYEIRVNNRLVLNGLLESLGVADKAVPLLRSLDKLAKIGRDKVIEEMVREAGVTADQAAGVLMLAGVSGSNTAVLDEVEARSGANEKTREGVRRLRELLAVAEIAGVPAERIKIDLSIARGLDYYTGTIYETFLLDLPTIGSVCSGGRYDNLASLYTKTVLPGVGASLGVDRLLAAMETLKHPWLTGQTTPAQVLVIQFDGSRLGDYQRAARSLRAAGIATEVYPDAAKKPKAQFEYADKRGFRFALIAGADEFAKSVWKIKDLAKREEVTVSTDELVSRVKTLMS; this is encoded by the coding sequence GTGAGCCGATTGATCGAACCGCGGACTTTAAAAGGTTTCCGCGATTACCCACCCGATCTCATGATCCCGCGCGAGCGCGTCCTCCAAACCGCCCGCGAGGTCTACCGCTCGTACGGCTTCGCCCCGATCGACACGCCCGCGCTGGAATACGCCGAGGTGCTACTGGGCAAAGGCGGAGAAGAGTCCGACCGGCTCGTTTATCGGTTCAAAGATCATGGCGACCGCGACGTGGCCTTGCGATTCGACCTGACCGTACCGTTCGCCCGGTTCGCGGCCCAAACCGTTCCCCAACTCGGTACACCGTTCAAACGGTACGCGATGGGGCCAGTGTGGCGGGGCGAAAATACGGCCGCCGGCCGATACCGCGAGTTCTGGCAGTGTGACTTCGACACCATCGGCACCACAGCCAACGCCACCGACATTGAGGCCGTACTGGTCATCAACGACCTGTTCGCCGCGCTCGGTTTCGAGCGGTACGAAATCCGCGTCAACAACCGGTTGGTCTTGAACGGCTTGCTCGAATCGCTCGGCGTGGCGGACAAAGCCGTCCCCCTGCTCCGCTCGCTCGACAAGCTGGCGAAAATCGGCCGCGATAAAGTCATTGAAGAGATGGTCCGCGAGGCCGGGGTGACGGCGGATCAGGCCGCGGGGGTGCTGATGCTCGCCGGCGTATCCGGGTCGAACACGGCCGTTCTGGACGAAGTCGAGGCCAGGTCTGGTGCGAACGAGAAGACCCGCGAGGGCGTCCGCCGGCTCCGCGAGTTGTTGGCCGTCGCCGAGATCGCGGGCGTACCGGCTGAGCGGATCAAGATCGACCTGAGTATTGCCCGCGGCCTCGATTACTACACCGGCACCATCTACGAGACCTTCTTGCTCGACCTGCCGACGATTGGTAGTGTGTGTTCCGGCGGCCGGTACGACAACCTGGCTAGCCTATACACAAAAACCGTGCTTCCCGGTGTCGGGGCGTCGCTCGGTGTCGACCGTCTGCTCGCCGCGATGGAGACCCTGAAACACCCCTGGCTGACCGGGCAAACCACGCCCGCTCAGGTGCTGGTCATCCAGTTCGACGGCAGCCGCCTGGGCGACTACCAGCGGGCCGCCCGCTCACTCCGCGCGGCTGGGATCGCCACCGAAGTCTACCCGGACGCGGCGAAGAAGCCGAAGGCCCAGTTCGAGTACGCGGACAAGCGGGGCTTTCGATTCGCGCTCATCGCCGGGGCGGACGAATTCGCCAAGAGCGTGTGGAAGATCAAAGATCTGGCGAAGCGAGAAGAGGTTACGGTCTCGACCGACGAACTGGTATCCCGCGTCAAAACTTTGATGAGTTAG
- a CDS encoding site-2 protease family protein, with protein MMRDPMRWAVPLPRMFGIPVRIHVTFFLVTLGLFLRQVGREGNYYHPIDVFAFTILLLFGIILIHEFGHCFAGRSVGGEATEILIWPLGGLAMVDTPQNWRAHTITAAGGPLVNLGLCVVTGVVILAAGFFPAINPIYYPYECEMKNYRTGQTFTSGYGLRMYKPGTAEEIMPVHYGKPADMAEDAAKVTVPAERALLPGWLAWVNRAFWMSWVLLLLNMLPAYPLDGGQILQGLIWRRSGYRQGTTIAAYAGFVVALLFFLVSFAVNESFLVFLGFFMILSAWVKLQQLETEDGGYGDFSQGYMSLERDDPPPRPRRQNVLKRWLQARTIRRLQREIEERQREDERMDQLLEKIARDGKDALTDEERRFMSRVSERYRNRS; from the coding sequence ATGATGCGCGATCCCATGCGATGGGCGGTTCCGCTGCCGCGGATGTTCGGTATCCCGGTCCGAATTCACGTTACCTTTTTCCTCGTCACCCTCGGCTTATTCCTCCGGCAAGTGGGGCGGGAAGGCAATTATTACCACCCCATAGACGTCTTCGCGTTCACGATCCTGCTCCTGTTCGGCATCATCCTGATCCACGAGTTCGGCCACTGTTTCGCCGGCCGGTCGGTCGGCGGCGAGGCCACGGAAATATTAATCTGGCCGCTCGGCGGACTGGCGATGGTGGACACGCCGCAGAACTGGCGGGCGCACACGATCACGGCCGCCGGCGGGCCGCTCGTGAATCTCGGACTCTGCGTGGTGACCGGGGTAGTGATTCTCGCCGCGGGGTTCTTCCCCGCCATCAACCCGATTTACTACCCCTACGAATGCGAGATGAAGAACTACCGCACCGGCCAAACATTTACCAGCGGCTACGGCCTGCGGATGTACAAGCCCGGGACCGCGGAAGAAATCATGCCGGTGCATTACGGCAAGCCGGCCGACATGGCCGAGGATGCGGCCAAGGTGACCGTACCGGCCGAACGCGCACTCCTGCCCGGGTGGCTGGCGTGGGTCAACCGGGCGTTCTGGATGAGTTGGGTTCTGTTGTTGCTCAACATGCTGCCGGCGTACCCGCTGGACGGCGGCCAAATCCTTCAGGGGCTCATCTGGCGTCGCTCCGGCTACCGCCAGGGAACGACCATCGCGGCTTACGCCGGCTTCGTCGTGGCATTGCTGTTCTTCCTGGTCTCGTTCGCGGTCAACGAATCGTTTTTGGTCTTCTTGGGCTTCTTCATGATTTTGTCGGCCTGGGTCAAACTCCAGCAGTTGGAAACCGAGGACGGAGGCTACGGCGACTTCTCCCAGGGGTACATGAGTCTGGAGCGGGACGACCCGCCGCCCCGACCGCGCCGCCAAAACGTACTCAAGCGCTGGCTGCAGGCCCGGACGATTCGCAGACTCCAGCGCGAGATCGAGGAGCGTCAGCGGGAAGACGAGCGCATGGACCAACTTCTGGAAAAGATCGCCAGGGACGGGAAGGACGCCCTGACCGACGAGGAACGCCGTTTTATGTCCCGCGTCAGCGAACGGTACCGCAACCGCTCGTAG
- a CDS encoding NUDIX hydrolase: MPRELVHTGRKIRVYIDTTEGKNGPPIRRDVIVHPGAVVILPVIDAEHVCLLRNHRWVIGETLWEIPAGTLEPGEDLEPAARRELEEETGYRAAAWQSLGYLYASPGVMDEKLHLFVARDLTPGPNRPEADEELEPVTVRLDEAIAMCLDGRIKDAKTVTALFLLERMNRSQT; this comes from the coding sequence ATGCCCCGCGAACTCGTTCATACCGGCCGGAAGATCCGCGTCTACATCGATACCACCGAGGGCAAGAACGGGCCGCCGATCCGCCGCGACGTGATCGTTCACCCCGGGGCGGTCGTCATCCTCCCGGTGATCGACGCCGAACACGTCTGCTTATTGAGGAATCACCGGTGGGTGATCGGCGAGACGCTCTGGGAAATTCCGGCCGGGACTCTGGAACCGGGAGAAGACCTTGAACCGGCCGCCCGCCGGGAACTGGAAGAAGAGACCGGCTACCGGGCCGCGGCGTGGCAATCGCTCGGCTACCTGTACGCTTCGCCCGGGGTGATGGACGAGAAACTGCACCTCTTCGTCGCCCGAGACCTCACCCCCGGCCCGAACCGCCCGGAGGCCGACGAAGAACTTGAGCCGGTTACCGTCCGACTGGACGAAGCCATCGCGATGTGCCTGGACGGACGGATCAAGGACGCGAAAACGGTGACCGCCCTCTTTCTTTTGGAACGGATGAACCGATCGCAGACGTAG
- a CDS encoding alpha/beta hydrolase family protein, with amino-acid sequence MRRPIVAIIALLLLSPVWGRADSTGSSTGPWDVKALQTANVTLVWGADVPAGRAREVYYPGEPFQGKPTRVFAYYARPAGDGPFPGMVLVHGGGGKAFPKWAEHWAERGYCALAMDLAGNGPSGRLPDGGPDQSDDVKFREFDAKTERDMWTYHAVAAAIRGHTLLAGLPEVDKKRTAVTGISWGGYLTCIVAGLDDRFKAAVPVYGCGFLNESSYWKEPRFDKMGAERAMKWVNAFDPSRYLPAAKCPMLFLNGTNDFAYPLDSYKKSYQLVKSPVAISVRVRLPHGHIWTFGEVDAFIDSRIKVGNPLPSLGEIRREGDKVSATVASKEKLKDGRLCYATAIGPWQKREWKSVPADLTEGRVVAKLPAEHPLVYFLTVTDARGLEVSTAHDEIPLGGDGSK; translated from the coding sequence ATGAGAAGGCCGATCGTAGCGATCATCGCTCTGCTTTTGCTGAGCCCGGTCTGGGGCCGTGCCGATTCGACTGGGTCGTCGACCGGCCCGTGGGATGTCAAAGCACTTCAGACCGCGAATGTGACACTGGTCTGGGGGGCAGATGTCCCGGCCGGTCGAGCGCGCGAGGTCTACTACCCCGGGGAACCCTTTCAAGGGAAGCCGACGCGTGTTTTTGCGTATTACGCCCGACCGGCGGGCGACGGTCCGTTTCCCGGCATGGTCCTCGTTCACGGTGGCGGTGGTAAAGCATTCCCCAAATGGGCGGAGCACTGGGCCGAGCGGGGATATTGTGCCCTGGCGATGGACCTGGCCGGGAACGGCCCCAGCGGTCGACTGCCCGATGGCGGCCCCGATCAATCGGACGACGTGAAGTTCCGCGAATTCGACGCGAAAACCGAACGGGACATGTGGACGTACCACGCCGTGGCCGCCGCGATTCGTGGTCACACCTTGCTCGCCGGGTTGCCCGAAGTCGACAAGAAGCGGACGGCCGTCACCGGCATCAGCTGGGGCGGTTACCTGACGTGTATCGTGGCGGGTCTGGACGACCGCTTCAAAGCGGCGGTGCCCGTGTATGGGTGCGGTTTCCTCAACGAGAGCAGTTACTGGAAAGAGCCGCGGTTCGACAAAATGGGCGCCGAGCGAGCAATGAAATGGGTCAACGCGTTCGACCCGTCACGATATCTGCCGGCGGCAAAATGCCCGATGCTCTTTTTGAACGGCACCAACGATTTCGCATACCCGCTCGACAGTTACAAGAAGTCGTATCAGTTAGTAAAGAGCCCGGTCGCAATTTCCGTCCGGGTCCGCCTTCCTCACGGGCACATCTGGACGTTCGGCGAGGTCGACGCATTCATCGACAGCCGGATTAAGGTGGGCAATCCGCTCCCTTCGTTGGGTGAAATCCGGCGGGAGGGGGACAAGGTTAGTGCGACCGTCGCCTCGAAGGAGAAGTTGAAGGATGGTCGTCTGTGCTACGCGACTGCCATCGGACCTTGGCAAAAACGTGAGTGGAAGTCGGTTCCGGCCGACCTGACCGAGGGTCGGGTTGTGGCAAAACTCCCCGCGGAGCACCCGCTCGTATACTTTCTAACGGTGACGGACGCCCGCGGTCTCGAAGTCAGTACGGCACACGACGAAATCCCTCTGGGGGGTGATGGCTCGAAATAA
- the rny gene encoding ribonuclease Y codes for MPESSLYLLIGGLVVLAVFIFVGCVLFVRTTARSRRPDALMMPAVGEYDAVRVAETRAAEIVEQARRDADRFLKDAELRSKDEALRAREEQTRELDAARNELREHERRAQKREDAAADKQKEVAKKERQLENVQKKLVDRRDLIEKKTKELDALIEEETRRLHEITGLSREDAEKTLLARLERELSAELAARITKHTEQVKAAAETRAREIVSIAIQRYAAVHTTDTTVSTVDIPDDNMKGRIIGREGRNIRTFEKCTGVDVIVDDTPGVVVVSAFDNIRRETARLALTKLIQDGRIHPTRIEEVVAETQQEMEKHILEIGHKSVLDADVVPVPHEKIIHLLGRLKFRTSYSQNVLQHSLEVAHLCGLMAAELGLNPALARRCGLLHDVGKAADHEMEGGHPKVGAELAKRYGETSREVLHAIAGHHDDVTVDNVYTVLVAAADAISASRPGARRETLEKYVKRMADLEAVACGFPEVDAAFAIQAGRELRVIANSNRTSDADAVRVCRDIARAIEQQLDYPGEIKVTVIRETRALEVAK; via the coding sequence ATGCCCGAGTCCAGTCTTTATTTGCTCATCGGCGGGCTCGTCGTGCTCGCCGTTTTCATATTCGTCGGCTGTGTGCTATTCGTCCGCACGACCGCCCGCTCCCGGCGGCCCGACGCCCTGATGATGCCGGCGGTCGGCGAGTACGACGCCGTCCGCGTCGCCGAGACCCGCGCGGCCGAGATCGTTGAGCAGGCGCGGCGGGACGCGGACCGGTTCTTGAAAGACGCCGAGTTGCGGTCCAAGGACGAAGCCCTCCGCGCCCGGGAGGAGCAGACCCGCGAACTCGACGCGGCCCGGAACGAACTCCGCGAACACGAGCGGCGGGCCCAGAAGCGTGAAGACGCCGCGGCCGATAAACAAAAAGAGGTCGCCAAAAAAGAGCGCCAGCTCGAAAATGTCCAGAAAAAGCTCGTCGATCGCCGCGATTTGATCGAGAAGAAGACGAAAGAACTGGATGCGCTCATAGAAGAAGAAACCCGCCGGCTGCACGAAATTACCGGCCTGTCCCGCGAGGACGCCGAAAAGACGCTCCTCGCCCGCCTCGAGCGCGAGCTGTCCGCCGAACTCGCGGCCCGAATCACCAAGCACACCGAGCAGGTCAAGGCCGCCGCCGAGACCCGCGCCCGCGAGATCGTTTCCATCGCAATTCAAAGGTACGCGGCGGTCCACACGACCGACACCACGGTCAGCACCGTGGACATCCCGGACGATAACATGAAGGGGCGGATCATCGGCCGCGAGGGCCGGAACATCCGCACTTTCGAGAAGTGTACCGGCGTCGACGTGATCGTGGACGATACGCCGGGCGTGGTCGTCGTCTCCGCGTTCGACAACATCCGCCGGGAAACCGCCCGGCTCGCGTTGACCAAACTGATCCAGGACGGCCGCATCCACCCGACCCGGATCGAAGAAGTCGTTGCCGAGACGCAACAGGAGATGGAGAAGCACATTCTCGAGATCGGCCACAAGTCGGTCCTGGATGCGGACGTGGTGCCGGTCCCGCACGAAAAGATTATTCATCTTCTGGGCCGCCTGAAATTTCGGACCAGTTACAGCCAAAACGTCCTCCAGCACTCGCTCGAAGTCGCCCACCTCTGCGGGTTGATGGCGGCCGAACTCGGACTGAACCCGGCGCTCGCGCGGCGGTGCGGGCTCCTCCACGACGTCGGTAAGGCGGCCGACCACGAGATGGAGGGCGGCCACCCGAAGGTCGGGGCGGAACTGGCCAAGCGCTACGGGGAGACGAGTCGAGAAGTGCTGCACGCGATCGCCGGCCACCACGACGACGTGACCGTGGACAACGTCTACACGGTCCTGGTCGCGGCGGCCGACGCGATCAGCGCGAGTCGCCCCGGTGCCCGGCGGGAGACGCTGGAGAAGTACGTCAAGCGGATGGCGGACCTCGAAGCCGTGGCCTGCGGCTTCCCCGAGGTCGACGCCGCGTTCGCGATCCAGGCCGGGCGGGAACTCCGGGTGATCGCCAACTCCAACCGGACGTCCGACGCCGACGCGGTCCGGGTCTGCCGCGACATCGCCCGGGCGATCGAGCAACAACTCGACTACCCCGGAGAAATCAAAGTCACCGTGATCCGTGAGACGCGGGCGCTGGAAGTGGCGAAGTAA
- a CDS encoding TIGR00282 family metallophosphoesterase: MRILFIGDIVGTSGVGFVRKAVPLLRASEKLDLVVANAENATNGAGLSPKDYRLIRAAGVDAVTLGDHIYKKFDIADVLNNPAEPVCKPANFPPTAAGRDHVVVTAANGADVAVVSLMGRTFMKPVDCPFAAADRVLAGLAGRAKVIVVDVHAEATADKYLLAHHLNGRVSAVFGTHTHVQTADEQILAGGTAFVCDVGMTGPYESVLGRRVDRVLRTATTFEPTPFDVATNDVRLGGAIVDVDPDTGKATAIRRVMLRENEL, translated from the coding sequence ATGCGCATCCTCTTCATCGGCGACATCGTCGGCACGTCGGGCGTCGGGTTCGTGCGGAAGGCGGTGCCCCTCCTTCGCGCGTCGGAAAAGCTCGATCTCGTGGTCGCCAACGCCGAGAACGCCACGAATGGCGCGGGGCTGTCCCCTAAAGATTATCGACTCATTCGCGCCGCCGGGGTCGACGCGGTCACGCTCGGCGATCACATCTACAAGAAGTTCGACATCGCGGACGTGCTAAACAACCCGGCCGAACCGGTCTGCAAGCCCGCCAATTTTCCTCCGACGGCGGCAGGCCGGGATCACGTGGTCGTGACCGCGGCAAACGGGGCAGATGTCGCCGTCGTGTCGCTGATGGGCCGGACGTTCATGAAGCCGGTCGATTGCCCGTTCGCCGCCGCCGATCGGGTGTTGGCAGGATTGGCTGGCCGGGCCAAAGTGATCGTCGTGGACGTCCACGCCGAGGCGACCGCGGACAAATACCTGCTTGCTCACCATTTGAACGGGCGCGTCTCCGCCGTGTTCGGAACCCACACCCACGTTCAGACGGCGGACGAGCAAATCCTAGCCGGTGGCACCGCGTTCGTGTGCGACGTCGGGATGACCGGGCCGTATGAGAGTGTTCTGGGCCGGCGGGTCGATCGCGTTCTACGAACCGCGACGACGTTCGAGCCGACCCCGTTCGACGTGGCGACCAACGACGTCCGCCTGGGTGGGGCGATCGTGGACGTAGACCCGGATACGGGGAAAGCGACCGCGATCCGTCGGGTGATGCTGCGAGAAAACGAACTCTGA
- the ftsY gene encoding signal recognition particle-docking protein FtsY has protein sequence MVLGRIFTKIKQGLTKTRNVFSGVLDLFTSNRRVDKAFLTQLEEQLYLADVGVQATAQIVDRVRQGFLDREVGEDVKLFVRQQLREMLIDPSAGIHHVETGPTVVMIAGVNGSGKTTSIAKLANRLKLDGKKVLVAACDTFRAAAVEQLTVWCDRIGVDIVKQQQGSDPAAVAHDACERAKARGYDILIVDTAGRLHTQTHLMRELEKIHRVVGKQIPGAPHEVFLVLDGTNGQNAIAQAEQFTKTVKCTGIILTKLDGTAKGGAVFAIKQKVGLPVKYIGVGEQMDDLEPFDPDSFVAALFEK, from the coding sequence ATGGTACTCGGGCGGATATTCACCAAGATTAAACAGGGTCTGACGAAGACCCGGAACGTGTTTTCCGGCGTTCTCGACCTGTTCACCAGCAACCGGCGTGTGGACAAAGCCTTCCTCACGCAACTCGAAGAACAACTCTACCTAGCGGACGTCGGCGTCCAGGCGACTGCGCAGATCGTCGACCGCGTCCGGCAGGGGTTCCTCGACCGGGAAGTGGGCGAGGACGTCAAGCTGTTCGTGCGCCAGCAACTCCGCGAGATGCTCATCGACCCGTCCGCCGGCATCCACCACGTCGAGACCGGACCGACGGTGGTCATGATCGCCGGGGTGAACGGGTCGGGGAAAACGACCTCGATCGCCAAGCTCGCGAACCGCTTGAAGCTGGACGGGAAGAAGGTTCTCGTCGCCGCGTGCGACACGTTCCGGGCGGCCGCGGTCGAACAGCTCACAGTCTGGTGCGACCGGATCGGGGTCGACATCGTCAAGCAGCAGCAGGGGTCCGACCCGGCGGCCGTGGCGCACGACGCCTGCGAACGGGCCAAGGCCCGCGGGTACGACATTCTCATCGTGGACACCGCCGGGCGGTTGCACACCCAGACCCACCTCATGCGCGAGTTGGAGAAGATTCACCGCGTCGTCGGAAAACAGATTCCCGGGGCCCCGCACGAAGTGTTCTTGGTACTGGACGGCACGAACGGCCAGAACGCGATCGCGCAGGCCGAGCAGTTCACCAAGACGGTCAAGTGTACCGGCATCATCCTGACCAAACTCGACGGTACGGCGAAAGGCGGGGCCGTCTTCGCGATCAAACAGAAAGTCGGGCTGCCGGTCAAATACATCGGGGTCGGCGAGCAAATGGACGACCTCGAACCGTTCGACCCGGATAGTTTCGTGGCGGCACTGTTCGAAAAGTAA
- a CDS encoding RluA family pseudouridine synthase, with protein sequence MVTEPFTEDEDLLPSDVDGLSLRGPTPDAADGVPHPAYARSRDPVELLVRIKAEGMRLDHYLQIYFHDFSRSELQKAITGGHVLVNGKPSKPSHKVRDEDKLYVTLPEPIHDVIVPEDIPLDVLYEDECVAIINKPADMVVHPARGNWTGTLANALAFRFKDQLSRANGTFRPGIVHRLDRDTSGVILIAKDEITHREVAMQFETRKVHKEYVALTAGELDRDSDYIEARLKHHPHIREQMVATLDQSDPGAKDACSYYEVLERFRGHTLVKVQPRTGRTHQIRVHLAFVNCPVIADKLYGSRDRLLLSDVVSGVARADDELLIARQALHAFRLRFRHPKKGAWVEVEAPLPADIRKALEALRQHRPHR encoded by the coding sequence ATGGTCACTGAGCCCTTCACTGAAGACGAAGATCTGTTGCCTTCCGATGTGGACGGTCTGTCGTTACGTGGCCCCACGCCGGACGCCGCCGACGGCGTACCGCACCCCGCCTACGCGCGGTCCCGCGACCCGGTGGAGTTGCTCGTTCGCATCAAAGCCGAGGGAATGCGGCTCGACCATTACCTGCAAATCTACTTTCACGACTTCAGCCGGTCCGAGTTGCAAAAGGCGATTACCGGCGGTCACGTGCTTGTCAACGGGAAGCCGTCGAAGCCGAGCCATAAGGTCCGCGACGAAGACAAGTTGTACGTCACGTTACCGGAACCGATTCACGACGTCATTGTCCCGGAAGACATCCCGCTCGACGTGCTGTACGAAGACGAGTGCGTCGCCATCATCAACAAGCCGGCGGACATGGTCGTCCACCCGGCGCGCGGGAACTGGACCGGGACGCTCGCGAACGCCCTGGCCTTTCGGTTTAAGGACCAACTCAGCCGGGCGAACGGGACGTTTCGCCCCGGCATCGTCCACCGGCTCGACCGGGACACGAGCGGCGTCATCCTGATCGCCAAGGACGAAATCACGCACCGCGAAGTGGCGATGCAGTTCGAGACGAGGAAGGTCCACAAGGAATACGTCGCGCTGACGGCCGGGGAACTGGACCGGGACAGCGATTACATCGAAGCCCGGCTGAAACATCACCCGCACATTCGCGAACAGATGGTCGCGACTCTCGACCAGAGCGACCCGGGCGCGAAGGACGCGTGCAGTTACTACGAAGTGTTAGAGCGATTTCGCGGGCACACGTTGGTGAAGGTCCAGCCGAGGACCGGCCGCACGCACCAGATTCGTGTCCACTTGGCGTTCGTGAACTGTCCGGTGATCGCCGACAAGCTTTACGGCAGCCGCGACCGGCTGCTGCTCTCGGATGTCGTTTCCGGCGTCGCCCGGGCGGACGACGAATTACTCATCGCGAGACAGGCACTTCACGCCTTTCGACTCCGCTTTCGCCATCCCAAGAAAGGGGCGTGGGTGGAGGTCGAAGCCCCCCTCCCGGCCGACATCCGCAAAGCGCTCGAAGCACTTCGCCAGCACAGGCCGCATCGATGA